Proteins encoded in a region of the Ornithodoros turicata isolate Travis chromosome 3, ASM3712646v1, whole genome shotgun sequence genome:
- the LOC135389695 gene encoding uncharacterized protein LOC135389695, translated as MTASTVVRAFLHRWVARFGAPAVITTDRGRQFTSRLFADLCRFLGARHHQTTAYHPCANGIVERLHRTLKSALRANPSDQWVERLPLIMLGIRSATRSDFPLSPADLVFGAPLRLPGQFFDAACLQQPAPDPLNFAIRLQAYCTDLRLPPTRPSSRQVFVHPQLATATHVFLRHDATRKPLQPPYDGPFLVHSRQGKTLTIRLPNRLEVVSVDRVKPAFLLPDDSSDPPAPDSHCLSAPPPRSPARRVSWASGPPSVRTVPRRPLVQRGGPCSGLRRR; from the coding sequence ATGACTGCCAGCACTGTCGTCCGCGCCTTTCTGCACAGATGGGTGGCCCGTTTTGGGGCTCCAGCTGTCATTACTACGGACCGAGGGCGACAGTTTACTTCGCGACTTTTTGCTGATCTCTGCCGTTTTCTGGGAGCTCGCCACCATCAAACCACAGCCTACCATCCCTGCGCCAATGGGATCGTAGAGCGCCTCCACCGAACCCTCAAGAGCGCCCTCCGAGCCAATCCTTCTGACCAGTGGGTAGAGCGATTGCCCCTCATCATGCTGGGCATACGGTCCGCCACCCGGTCTGACTTCCCGCTCTCCCCTGCCGACCTGGTCTTCGGTGCCCCACTGCGTCTGCCCGGGCAATTCTTCGATGCAGCCTGCCTCCAGCAGCCGGCCCCCGATCCTCTCAACTTCGCCATCCGCTTGCAGGCTTATTGCACGGACTTACGGCTGCCTCCCACCCGCCCTTCGTCTCGACAAGTTTTTGTCCACCCTCAACTCGCCACAGCGACTCATGTTTTCTTGCGCCATGACGCCACGCGTAAGCCGCTGCAGCCCCCTTACGACGGCCCCTTCCTCGTCCACTCCCGCCAGGGCAAGACGTTAACCATCCGCCTGCCCAACCGTCTGGAGGTTGTTTCAGTCGACCGTGTCAAGCCCGCTTTCCTCCTTCCTGACGACTCGAGCGACCCTCCGGCGCCGGATTCGCACTGCCTGAGCGCGCCTCCTCCTCGTTCTCCTGCCCGCCGCGTCAGCTGGGCGTCTGGTCCACCATCGGTCCGCACTGTTCCGCGGCGACCTCTGGTTCAGCGGGGGGGCCCCTGTAGCGGCCTCCGCCGACGATGA